A region from the Aliarcobacter thereius LMG 24486 genome encodes:
- a CDS encoding cytochrome C: MKKLLLLCTLFLTSSLFANEVFYTGSVKNLYETSKSNSTKGRLLPTSKVEILGEENNKYKIKIVGFAKEGVEHALYFTQKNRILVAGLSKNNSFEVLSSKRTGNEDYKQIEFIAFIDKDNLTKDLDSLYAKAAELYGNNCGICHSAHDKKEFTANLWPSVMKSMLSRTALTKEDNYLVVQYLQKHSKDME; this comes from the coding sequence ATGAAAAAGCTTTTATTGCTTTGTACACTTTTTTTAACATCTAGCTTATTTGCTAATGAGGTTTTTTATACAGGAAGTGTTAAGAATTTGTATGAAACTTCAAAAAGTAATAGTACAAAAGGAAGATTATTGCCAACTTCTAAAGTTGAGATTTTAGGTGAAGAGAATAATAAATATAAAATAAAAATTGTAGGTTTTGCAAAAGAGGGTGTGGAACATGCTCTATATTTTACTCAAAAAAATAGGATATTGGTTGCTGGATTATCAAAAAATAATAGTTTTGAAGTTTTAAGTTCAAAAAGAACAGGAAATGAAGATTACAAACAAATAGAATTTATAGCTTTTATAGATAAAGATAATTTAACAAAAGATTTAGATTCATTATATGCAAAAGCAGCAGAACTTTATGGAAATAACTGCGGAATCTGTCATAGTGCACATGATAAAAAAGAGTTTACAGCAAATCTTTGGCCAAGTGTTATGAAATCAATGCTTAGTAGAACAGCTTTAACAAAAGAGGATAACTATTTAGTTGTTCAATATTTACAAAAACATTCAAAAGATATGGAGTAG
- a CDS encoding Dps family protein encodes MSKIIIQLNQIQADAHALYVKLHNFHWNVKGMDFHPVHNFTEGLYNEMSTLFDDTAERAIIIGGKALLTIDALAKTTKIATETADCFKSKEIVEKIVTDFTYLLKEFKTLSQVAGDANDKGTEAFADDKVAELEKNLWMLNSMLK; translated from the coding sequence ATGTCAAAAATAATTATTCAATTAAACCAAATTCAAGCAGATGCTCACGCACTTTATGTAAAGCTTCATAACTTTCATTGGAATGTAAAAGGAATGGATTTCCATCCTGTTCATAACTTTACAGAAGGTTTATATAATGAGATGTCAACTCTTTTTGATGATACAGCTGAAAGAGCAATTATTATTGGTGGGAAAGCACTTCTTACAATAGATGCCCTAGCAAAAACAACAAAAATTGCAACAGAAACTGCTGATTGCTTTAAGTCAAAAGAGATTGTTGAAAAAATTGTTACAGATTTTACATATTTATTAAAAGAGTTCAAAACATTAAGCCAAGTTGCTGGTGATGCAAATGATAAAGGAACTGAAGCTTTTGCAGATGATAAAGTTGCTGAACTAGAAAAAAATTTATGGATGTTAAATAGTATGTTAAAATAA
- a CDS encoding multidrug effflux MFS transporter, whose translation MKKSINHIYLIILLSILSSVAPMGVDTYLPSIPEIAKYFNVNTYQIELSLSIFLIGFATGQIFGGPISDRYGRRFGSIIGLIGYAFFSFLIIFSSSVYELWIYRFLEAFFGGITVVNAAAAIRDRFKGQEAAKVFSLIGIIRSIAPLIAPVIGAAIIHFFPWEGIFVFLTIYALLVAFFIYKDLPESFVKSSIGIIESYKSVLTHKTALKAMFVLALSFGGFFIIIARTSYIYIEHFQISTDLFPLFFGINFIILMFMIKVNVSLLKKYSALFIAKSAILFQIFIGVIFLIIHKDINLFGIMIIIASYMSMMAFIFGNCMAMALEHFSKNAGVASGVIGILQFGLGAIISSIALNFADDGFFIIAFSITLISIINLIILKSYKA comes from the coding sequence ATGAAAAAATCAATTAATCACATATATTTAATAATATTATTATCAATATTATCTTCTGTTGCTCCAATGGGAGTTGATACATATTTACCATCTATTCCAGAAATTGCAAAATATTTTAATGTAAATACTTATCAAATTGAACTATCTTTATCTATATTTTTAATAGGTTTTGCCACAGGACAAATATTTGGTGGTCCTATTTCTGATAGATATGGAAGAAGATTTGGTTCAATAATTGGACTTATTGGTTATGCTTTTTTTAGTTTTTTAATCATCTTTTCTTCTTCAGTATATGAACTCTGGATTTATAGATTCTTAGAAGCATTTTTTGGTGGAATTACTGTTGTAAACGCTGCTGCTGCTATAAGAGATAGATTTAAAGGACAAGAAGCAGCAAAAGTTTTTTCTTTAATTGGAATTATTAGAAGTATTGCTCCACTCATAGCACCTGTTATTGGTGCAGCTATTATTCATTTCTTTCCTTGGGAAGGAATTTTTGTTTTTCTTACAATTTATGCTTTACTTGTTGCATTTTTTATATATAAAGATTTACCTGAAAGCTTTGTAAAAAGTTCTATTGGAATTATTGAATCATATAAAAGTGTTCTTACCCATAAAACAGCACTAAAAGCCATGTTTGTACTTGCTCTTAGTTTTGGTGGTTTTTTCATAATAATTGCAAGAACATCTTATATTTATATTGAACATTTTCAGATTTCTACTGATTTATTTCCACTATTTTTTGGTATAAACTTCATTATTTTAATGTTTATGATAAAAGTAAATGTATCTTTACTTAAAAAATATTCTGCACTTTTTATAGCAAAATCTGCAATACTATTTCAAATATTTATAGGAGTAATATTTTTAATAATTCATAAAGATATAAATTTATTTGGAATTATGATTATTATTGCTTCATATATGAGTATGATGGCTTTTATTTTTGGAAATTGTATGGCTATGGCTTTGGAACATTTTTCTAAAAATGCTGGAGTTGCTAGTGGAGTTATTGGAATTTTACAGTTTGGATTAGGAGCTATAATTTCATCTATTGCTTTAAACTTTGCAGATGATGGATTTTTTATAATTGCTTTTAGTATTACATTGATTTCTATAATAAATCTAATTATTTTAAAAAGTTATAAAGCTTAG